The Xiphophorus couchianus chromosome 18, X_couchianus-1.0, whole genome shotgun sequence DNA window CTATAGCATTGTATAgattgtatatatttatatttacaagaAAGGCAACAGATTTcctgatggaaataaataaatagcaattTTTTAAGTATTATCTACTGTATCCcttgttatttatttgattcGTGTCGTTTCCACAATTAAATCATCAGTGATGAATATGGAGAAAGAGAACAACAAAAGCTGATGTTTTACTGTATcaagaatgtttgtttttttattatgtttatcattttttatgttgaaaaaaataaaaaaacattttacaaagtatttaaaaaatctgttgtggcgatttattattatttatttttttagatggtTTGATCTTGGTGACGAAGCAAGGGTTGAGACATAACTCAGGCTAAGAAgtcacaaaacaaagaaagtatttgatttaaaatttttcgaTTTTGAGtcaatttttttctctattgTGACTTCTTCTAATTTTATTACAGAAGTCacaatttaataaagaaaagtcAGAGTGAACCTTATCATCATGACTTTAATCTGCAAGATTTATGTCGAGGTTTACTAAGATCAAGAAACATAGCAGTTTTTATACAAAAGAGATTACAGTATACATGGACATCAGTCATATTTTTCTacaatgttttccttttaacaaGAAAATAGAGAGATTTCgggcatttgaaaaaaaaaaataaactaaacaatataaaacattattaGAAGCtacaacaaatcttttttttaaaaaaaacacttcacatTTGTGTTATATATAACTTTTTACAAGGGATgcttatatataaatatttatagagTAAAAATGACTTTCTGTGCTTATTTCACACTTTGTACTCATTATCCTTAGTACCACTTAGAATGTGTATCTTTTATCAAACCTGAGGCAGATATTGTTTTTAAgtgcaagaaaaaacatttcatcccTGAGCCCATAAATCAGAGGACTCAGACATCTCGGTGCCACACTTAATAATAAGTAGTTACAGTATCGGATGTCCATGAACAAAGTAAAATCAGCTTTAAGAGCAGCATCTTCAGTGAACGGGCTCCACAGCTGGATGaggcagagcagcagctggaaggCGTGAAGAATCACGGTTCTCATTCCTTTCTGTGTCGACTGTTTATTCTCTCCAGATGCAGCTTTGGCCACTTTGACAATCTGAATATAGCAGAAAACTAAGATGATGCAcatgatgaaaaagtaaaactgactTATGGCAGACCTAAAGTGGCGCTGCCACGGTTGTAAAAGGAACATGTCCACCGAACTCAACGCTCTTTGTTGGTAAAGTTCAAAAGAAGCTGTTGCAAAGAATATGGAGAAAGTCAGTAAACAGGGAACGGAGCTGATACCGTGAATGACGAGGATACAGTGCATTGACCTGCGTGTGGAGCAGAGCTCTGCGTGCCGCAGTGGCAGGCAAATGGCCACGTAACGCTCCAGAGTCATAGCTGTCAGAGTCACAGGTGTGACCGCAACATAGAGCAACGTGACAATGGAAATGACGGTACACAACCACACCTGTATGGTGAACTGAAGAAAGTTTACGAGCACCATAAGATTGGAAAGTA harbors:
- the LOC114133465 gene encoding odorant receptor 131-2-like → MSNNSSVAVGSFQQQISFRVLLVQILVAIFLCINMLLIVTFFKKECFHTSTRYILFAVMLMSDSFVLVLSNLMVLVNFLQFTIQVWLCTVISIVTLLYVAVTPVTLTAMTLERYVAICLPLRHAELCSTRRSMHCILVIHGISSVPCLLTFSIFFATASFELYQQRALSSVDMFLLQPWQRHFRSAISQFYFFIMCIILVFCYIQIVKVAKAASGENKQSTQKGMRTVILHAFQLLLCLIQLWSPFTEDAALKADFTLFMDIRYCNYLLLSVAPRCLSPLIYGLRDEMFFLALKNNICLRFDKRYTF